The following proteins are co-located in the Verrucomicrobiota bacterium genome:
- a CDS encoding P-II family nitrogen regulator gives MKKIEAIIKPFKLEEVKSGLAELGIQGMTVSEVRGFGLRGTNAPVQTWSGASCFLPKLKLELIVRNELLGSAIAAIKQCARTGRQGDGKIFVQDLLEVIRIRTEERGDQAI, from the coding sequence ATGAAAAAGATCGAGGCGATCATCAAACCCTTTAAGTTGGAAGAAGTTAAGTCGGGGTTGGCTGAGCTGGGGATCCAAGGCATGACCGTCAGTGAGGTCCGAGGTTTCGGGCTTCGGGGAACCAACGCCCCCGTACAAACGTGGTCCGGAGCGAGCTGTTTTCTGCCGAAATTGAAACTTGAACTGATTGTAAGAAACGAATTGCTAGGGTCCGCCATTGCTGCAATAAAGCAGTGCGCGCGGACAGGCAGACAAGGGGACGGCAAAATTTTTGTGCAGGATCTCCTTGAAGTGATCCGGATCCGCACCGAGGAGCGCGGAGATCAGGCGATCTGA